In the genome of Sardina pilchardus chromosome 14, fSarPil1.1, whole genome shotgun sequence, one region contains:
- the fubp3 gene encoding far upstream element-binding protein 3 isoform X8: MMMMAELVQGQASVAQPGMKADGFADALHRARQIAAKMGGDQMPHMNNSSPVVDPSLYGYGGQKRTLDDGVGSQLGGMVHQRAIITEDYKVPDKMVGFIIGRGGEQITRIQLESGCKIQIAADSGGMMDRPCTLTGSPESIEQAKRLLGQIVERCRNGPGFHNDMDGNNTIQEILIPASKVGLVIGKGGDTIKQLQERTGVKMIMIQDGPMPTGVDKPLRITGDPYKVQQARELVVEIIRDKDQGDFRTGRGDFGSRMGGSSMDVAVPRFAVGIVIGRNGEMIKKIQNDAGVRIQFKPDDGISPDRIAQVMGQPDRCQHAVHLINELVHTAQERDGFGGAARGRGRGRGDWNVGAPGGIQEVTYTIPADKCGLVIGKGGETIKNINQQSGAHVELQRNPPPNTDPNMRIFSIRGTPQQMEVARQLIDEKIGASGLGGNSSFGLNPFTQGPATPHQNGPQTFMTGGWGTTYQPWQPQGQQDPSQAAVSGSQQSSPPDYSAAWVEYYRQQGAYYGQGAQQTQAPGLQDH; encoded by the exons atgatgatgatggcggaGCTGGTGCAGGGACAGGCCTCGGTGGCTCAGCCTGGAATGAAAGCAGACGGCTTCGCCGACGCTTTACACCGAGCCCGACAG ATTGCGGCTAAGATGGGCGGAGACCAGATGCCCCATATGAACAATTCCTCTCCGGTGGTGGACCCCTCACTCTATGGCTACGGAGGCCAGAAGCGCACACTGGATGATGGAG TTGGCAGCCAGCTGGGTGGAATGGTACATCAAAG GGCTATTATCACAGAAGACTACAAAGTGCCTGATAAAATGGTTGGATTCA TTATAGGCAGAGGAGGCGAACAGATCACAAGGATTCAATTGGAATCTGGTTGCAAGATACAGATTGCTGCTG ATAGTGGGGGTATGATGGACAGACCCTGTACTCTCACTGGAAGCCCTGAAAGCATTGA GCAGGCGAAGAGACTGTTGGGGCAGATCGTGGAGCGGTGTCGGAACGGTCCGGGCTTCCACAACGACATGGATGGCAACAACACCATCCAGGAGATCCTGATCCCAGCCAGCAAAGTGGGCCTGGTCATCGGGAAAGGAGGGGACACCATCAAACAGCTGCAG GAGAGAACAGGAGTTAAGATGATCATGATCCAAGATGGCCCCATGCCAACAGGAGTGGACAAGCCCCTGAGAATCACTGGCGATCCTTACAAAGTGCAG CAAGCCCGTGAGCTGGTGGTGGAGATCATTCGGGACAAGGACCAGGGAGACTTCCGTACCGGCAGAGGAGACTTTGGCTCCAGGATGGGTGGAAGCAGCATGGAT GTTGCTGTCCCACGGTTTGCCGTGGGCATAGTCATTGGCAGGAACGGGGAGATGATCAAGAAGATCCAGAACGACGCCGGCGTGAGGATCCAGTTCAAGCCAG ATGATGGCATCAGCCCCGACCGAATTGCCCAGGTGATGGGCCAGCCGGACAGATGCCAGCACGCGGTCCACCTCATCAACGAGCTGGTCCACACTGCACAG GAGCGTGACGGATTCGGCGGTGCAGCCCGGGGCCGTGGAAGAGGACGTGGGGACTGGAACGTCGGGGCGCCTGGAGGAATTCAGGAGGTGACCTACACGATACCCGCGGACAAGTGTGGCCTTGTGATCGGGAAAG gtgGGGAGACCATCAAGAACATCAACCAGCAGTCAGGAGCCCATGTGGAGCTGCAGAGAAACCCGCCGCCCAACACCGACCCCAACATGCGTATCTTCTCCATCCGCGGCACCCCCCAGCAGATGGAAGTGGCTCGGCAGTTGATCGATGAGAAGATTGGG gctTCAGGGCTGGGAGGCAACAGCAGTTTTGGCCTCAACCCTTTCACCCAAGGCCCGGCCACCCCTCACCAGAA TGGGCCGCAGACCTTCATGACCGGGGGCTGGGGAACAACATACCAGCCATGGCAGCCCCAGGGACAGCAGGACCCTA gtCAGGCTGCAGTGTCAGGTTCTCAGCAGAGCTCCCCTCCTGATTACAGTGCTGCCTGGGTGGAGTATTACAGACAGCAGGGGGCCTACTATGGCCAGGGTGCACAGCAGACACAGGCTCCGGGCCTTCAG GATCATTAG
- the fubp3 gene encoding far upstream element-binding protein 3 isoform X7 has translation MMMMAELVQGQASVAQPGMKADGFADALHRARQIAAKMGGDQMPHMNNSSPVVDPSLYGYGGQKRTLDDGVGSQLGGMVHQRAIITEDYKVPDKMVGFIIGRGGEQITRIQLESGCKIQIAADSGGMMDRPCTLTGSPESIEQAKRLLGQIVERCRNGPGFHNDMDGNNTIQEILIPASKVGLVIGKGGDTIKQLQERTGVKMIMIQDGPMPTGVDKPLRITGDPYKVQQARELVVEIIRDKDQGDFRTGRGDFGSRMGGSSMDVAVPRFAVGIVIGRNGEMIKKIQNDAGVRIQFKPDDGISPDRIAQVMGQPDRCQHAVHLINELVHTAQERDGFGGAARGRGRGRGDWNVGAPGGIQEVTYTIPADKCGLVIGKGGETIKNINQQSGAHVELQRNPPPNTDPNMRIFSIRGTPQQMEVARQLIDEKIGASGLGGNSSFGLNPFTQGPATPHQNGPQTFMTGGWGTTYQPWQPQGQQDPSQQSQAQSSGPDYSKAWEEYYKKQSQAAVSGSQQSSPPDYSAAWVEYYRQQGAYYGQGAQQTQAPGLQDH, from the exons atgatgatgatggcggaGCTGGTGCAGGGACAGGCCTCGGTGGCTCAGCCTGGAATGAAAGCAGACGGCTTCGCCGACGCTTTACACCGAGCCCGACAG ATTGCGGCTAAGATGGGCGGAGACCAGATGCCCCATATGAACAATTCCTCTCCGGTGGTGGACCCCTCACTCTATGGCTACGGAGGCCAGAAGCGCACACTGGATGATGGAG TTGGCAGCCAGCTGGGTGGAATGGTACATCAAAG GGCTATTATCACAGAAGACTACAAAGTGCCTGATAAAATGGTTGGATTCA TTATAGGCAGAGGAGGCGAACAGATCACAAGGATTCAATTGGAATCTGGTTGCAAGATACAGATTGCTGCTG ATAGTGGGGGTATGATGGACAGACCCTGTACTCTCACTGGAAGCCCTGAAAGCATTGA GCAGGCGAAGAGACTGTTGGGGCAGATCGTGGAGCGGTGTCGGAACGGTCCGGGCTTCCACAACGACATGGATGGCAACAACACCATCCAGGAGATCCTGATCCCAGCCAGCAAAGTGGGCCTGGTCATCGGGAAAGGAGGGGACACCATCAAACAGCTGCAG GAGAGAACAGGAGTTAAGATGATCATGATCCAAGATGGCCCCATGCCAACAGGAGTGGACAAGCCCCTGAGAATCACTGGCGATCCTTACAAAGTGCAG CAAGCCCGTGAGCTGGTGGTGGAGATCATTCGGGACAAGGACCAGGGAGACTTCCGTACCGGCAGAGGAGACTTTGGCTCCAGGATGGGTGGAAGCAGCATGGAT GTTGCTGTCCCACGGTTTGCCGTGGGCATAGTCATTGGCAGGAACGGGGAGATGATCAAGAAGATCCAGAACGACGCCGGCGTGAGGATCCAGTTCAAGCCAG ATGATGGCATCAGCCCCGACCGAATTGCCCAGGTGATGGGCCAGCCGGACAGATGCCAGCACGCGGTCCACCTCATCAACGAGCTGGTCCACACTGCACAG GAGCGTGACGGATTCGGCGGTGCAGCCCGGGGCCGTGGAAGAGGACGTGGGGACTGGAACGTCGGGGCGCCTGGAGGAATTCAGGAGGTGACCTACACGATACCCGCGGACAAGTGTGGCCTTGTGATCGGGAAAG gtgGGGAGACCATCAAGAACATCAACCAGCAGTCAGGAGCCCATGTGGAGCTGCAGAGAAACCCGCCGCCCAACACCGACCCCAACATGCGTATCTTCTCCATCCGCGGCACCCCCCAGCAGATGGAAGTGGCTCGGCAGTTGATCGATGAGAAGATTGGG gctTCAGGGCTGGGAGGCAACAGCAGTTTTGGCCTCAACCCTTTCACCCAAGGCCCGGCCACCCCTCACCAGAA TGGGCCGCAGACCTTCATGACCGGGGGCTGGGGAACAACATACCAGCCATGGCAGCCCCAGGGACAGCAGGACCCTA gtcAGCAAAGCCAAGCCCAGAGCAGCGGCCCTGACTACAGCAAAGCATGGGAGGAGTACTACAAGAAACAGA gtCAGGCTGCAGTGTCAGGTTCTCAGCAGAGCTCCCCTCCTGATTACAGTGCTGCCTGGGTGGAGTATTACAGACAGCAGGGGGCCTACTATGGCCAGGGTGCACAGCAGACACAGGCTCCGGGCCTTCAG GATCATTAG